The following proteins are co-located in the Acidicapsa acidisoli genome:
- the phnH gene encoding phosphonate C-P lyase system protein PhnH, whose amino-acid sequence MSTLAAPKPYDRVFDGQRHFRTLLQCTARPGSIGHLGEAALDVPSQLNRGAAFIALTLFSGDTSFYVDQGGESTLHFIQRETGANPTSAPRADFLIFPYLQQSEDRWLDGLRQARLGELAYPDLGATVVFQVAAISSTPLPDSLRLTLTGPGIEVETIVFVQGAPEAVFESLREHNAEFPLGVDAFLTCESIAIGPCVLALPRSTRLQWD is encoded by the coding sequence ATGAGCACTCTCGCTGCTCCAAAACCGTATGACCGGGTCTTCGATGGACAGAGGCATTTCAGAACCCTACTACAATGCACTGCTCGGCCTGGCAGCATCGGTCATCTCGGCGAGGCAGCGCTGGATGTTCCATCGCAATTGAACCGCGGTGCAGCGTTCATTGCGCTCACGCTCTTCAGCGGCGACACTTCGTTCTACGTGGATCAAGGCGGAGAATCCACTTTGCATTTCATTCAGCGAGAGACCGGAGCCAACCCAACCTCTGCGCCACGCGCCGACTTCCTTATCTTTCCCTATCTCCAGCAGTCCGAAGATCGCTGGCTCGATGGCCTGCGTCAAGCCAGACTTGGCGAACTTGCTTATCCGGATCTGGGCGCAACGGTTGTCTTCCAGGTCGCGGCAATTTCTTCCACTCCGTTGCCAGACTCTCTCAGGCTGACGCTGACTGGACCAGGGATCGAAGTTGAAACGATAGTGTTTGTGCAGGGTGCGCCCGAAGCAGTGTTTGAGTCATTACGGGAACACAACGCGGAGTTTCCATTGGGAGTCGATGCCTTCTTAACCTGCGAGAGTATAGCCATAGGTCCATGCGTGTTGGCGTTGCCACGTTCGACGCGTTTGCAATGGGATTAG
- a CDS encoding alpha-D-ribose 1-methylphosphonate 5-triphosphate diphosphatase: protein MTETILTNASIVRPDKVENGSLVLADGCIADILPHRVADGIDLHRAILIPGMIDIHTDYLERELSPRPGANIPIELAMHVMDMRALGCGLTTVSTAARISEERENETGAANVDGLALAKRFDELIPDMRARHLIHLRWSPNFEPVEPVLDQLLALKSIANLVFNDDMPGQRQFRDIEAMLKQHASLQKTSVEEARRRMQERIERVGKINNRMQVKAHVRGRIPLGSHDDTTVEHVIEAFASGATLSEMPCSIEAARKAKELGMMVCMGAPNYYRGGSHCGNLSCHEALAENLVDILCSDYHFPSMLASAVRMAEAGMKLSAAINLFTLNPARHLGIGDRTGSIEVGKEADLVAFHPHRGFGDVSRVWVGGKERYASLRERDLADNATSKPLLYESAMA from the coding sequence GTGACTGAAACAATTCTCACCAACGCCAGCATCGTTCGTCCCGATAAAGTCGAGAATGGATCGCTAGTCCTTGCAGACGGATGCATCGCCGATATCCTGCCACATCGCGTTGCCGATGGGATAGATCTCCATCGCGCGATTCTCATTCCGGGCATGATCGATATTCATACCGATTATCTGGAGCGCGAACTCAGTCCGCGTCCTGGAGCGAACATCCCAATCGAATTGGCAATGCACGTCATGGATATGCGCGCCCTCGGTTGCGGCCTCACCACCGTTTCCACCGCTGCGCGTATTTCGGAAGAGCGCGAAAACGAGACCGGCGCAGCGAACGTAGATGGATTGGCGCTGGCAAAGAGATTTGACGAGCTGATTCCTGACATGCGCGCTCGTCATCTTATTCATCTTCGGTGGAGTCCGAACTTCGAACCGGTTGAACCTGTCCTTGACCAACTGCTCGCACTCAAAAGCATCGCGAATCTGGTCTTTAACGACGATATGCCAGGCCAGCGCCAATTCCGCGATATCGAAGCTATGCTAAAACAGCACGCCAGCCTGCAGAAGACGTCCGTCGAAGAAGCGCGCCGGAGAATGCAGGAGCGCATCGAAAGAGTCGGCAAGATCAACAACCGAATGCAGGTCAAGGCGCATGTGCGAGGAAGAATCCCCCTGGGCAGTCATGACGATACTACTGTCGAGCACGTGATCGAAGCATTCGCATCGGGAGCCACTTTGAGCGAAATGCCGTGCTCGATTGAGGCCGCGCGCAAAGCCAAGGAATTAGGCATGATGGTCTGCATGGGGGCGCCAAATTATTATCGCGGCGGTTCCCACTGCGGCAATCTTTCCTGCCACGAAGCACTCGCGGAAAACCTGGTCGATATCCTTTGCAGCGATTATCATTTCCCGTCGATGCTGGCTTCCGCCGTACGCATGGCCGAAGCAGGCATGAAGCTTTCCGCGGCAATTAACCTGTTCACTCTGAATCCCGCGCGGCACCTTGGAATCGGCGACCGCACTGGCAGCATTGAAGTGGGCAAAGAAGCCGACCTGGTTGCCTTTCATCCACACAGAGGATTCGGGGATGTCTCCCGAGTCTGGGTTGGCGGCAAGGAACGCTATGCATCACTCAGGGAGCGGGATCTTGCCGACAATGCAACGTCAAAGCCGCTTCTTTATGAATCTGCCATGGCCTAA
- a CDS encoding 2-aminoethylphosphonate--pyruvate transaminase, whose product MATINPGKLLFTPGPLTTSSTVKGAMLRDLGSLDRDFLTTVLNIRTRLLDLGPYPREDFECVLMQGSGTYVVESVISSVIPRDGKVLVLVNGAYGRRIAQTARVHGIALDVLEVEENRKFTPELVAEHLAVASGITHVAVVHCETTSGILNQVEQIGHVVHAAGASYIVDAMSSFGAIPIDMAGSHIDFLISSANKCIEGVPGFGFVIANRRALDAAKGHARTLSLDLYDQWASMEANHGHFRFTPPIQSILAFEQALNELDEEGGVGARGERYRQNHIALCRGMKALGFEIYLAEEDQSFIITSFRYPSSPAFRFADFYERLWTRGFAIYPGKLSHESCFRIGSIGRITITEIEALLTAIPQVLCEMGVEIKSEVIG is encoded by the coding sequence GTGGCAACAATTAATCCCGGCAAGCTGCTCTTTACGCCCGGTCCCCTGACCACCAGTTCTACGGTCAAGGGGGCTATGCTTCGCGATCTAGGGTCTCTCGATCGCGATTTCCTAACGACTGTCCTCAACATTCGTACTCGTCTCCTCGACCTCGGACCGTATCCCCGCGAGGACTTCGAGTGCGTGCTCATGCAGGGCAGCGGAACCTATGTGGTCGAATCTGTCATCTCTTCCGTGATCCCGCGCGACGGCAAAGTGCTGGTGCTTGTGAACGGCGCATACGGACGGCGCATTGCGCAGACTGCGCGGGTTCACGGCATTGCGCTCGATGTTCTTGAAGTTGAAGAGAACAGAAAATTTACTCCCGAACTTGTCGCCGAACATCTGGCAGTCGCCAGTGGAATCACTCATGTTGCAGTGGTGCACTGTGAAACCACCAGCGGCATTTTGAATCAGGTAGAACAAATAGGGCATGTAGTCCATGCTGCTGGCGCGAGTTACATTGTCGATGCGATGAGCAGTTTTGGAGCAATCCCCATCGATATGGCTGGTTCGCATATCGACTTCCTGATTTCGTCGGCGAATAAATGCATTGAAGGCGTCCCTGGGTTTGGATTTGTGATCGCCAACCGTCGCGCTCTGGATGCTGCAAAAGGACATGCACGCACGTTGAGTCTCGATCTCTACGACCAATGGGCAAGTATGGAAGCCAACCACGGCCATTTTCGATTTACGCCCCCGATTCAGAGCATTCTCGCCTTTGAACAGGCTTTGAATGAACTAGACGAAGAGGGCGGTGTGGGAGCACGCGGAGAGCGCTATCGACAAAATCATATTGCGCTTTGCCGGGGAATGAAGGCCCTTGGCTTTGAGATCTATCTCGCGGAGGAAGATCAGAGTTTCATCATCACGTCCTTCCGCTATCCTTCAAGCCCCGCCTTCCGATTTGCCGATTTCTACGAAAGGCTCTGGACACGCGGCTTCGCAATCTACCCAGGCAAGCTATCGCACGAGTCCTGCTTCCGCATTGGTTCGATTGGCAGAATCACTATCACCGAAATCGAGGCACTATTGACCGCAATCCCTCAGGTGCTGTGCGAGATGGGCGTCGAGATAAAAAGCGAAGTTATCGGGTAA
- a CDS encoding ATP-binding cassette domain-containing protein produces MAEMDDNWLLRVRNLTKIHGEATPGVLERTGPRFGSNICPRTGAVVACSDISFDLFPGEVLGIVGESGSGKSSLVQMLYFDQEPTSGEVNFKAVEDGATNLFDLSNQKKRYIRNHLMGMVYQNPRDGLNFRFSSGGNIAEKLLMASVFNVAKIRVRGAYLLSKTEVPLKRMDESPARFSGGMQQRVQIAKAIANDPPLLLLDEITSGLDVSVQAKVLDLIRGLQQDLGISMIVVSHDLGVIRMLTDRTMVLKNGHIVEHGLTDQILQDPQHGYTQLLVSSLL; encoded by the coding sequence ATGGCCGAGATGGATGACAACTGGCTGCTGCGTGTTCGAAATCTGACGAAGATCCACGGCGAGGCAACGCCTGGAGTGCTGGAACGTACCGGGCCGAGATTCGGCTCGAATATTTGTCCTCGCACGGGAGCAGTTGTCGCATGCAGCGACATTAGCTTCGATTTGTTTCCGGGTGAGGTGCTCGGCATCGTTGGAGAGAGCGGCTCCGGCAAAAGCAGCCTCGTGCAGATGCTCTATTTCGACCAGGAACCAACCTCCGGCGAAGTCAACTTCAAGGCCGTCGAAGACGGCGCAACCAATTTGTTCGATCTCTCCAACCAGAAGAAACGCTACATTCGGAATCACCTGATGGGCATGGTCTATCAGAATCCGCGCGACGGACTCAACTTCCGATTTTCTTCCGGCGGCAATATCGCCGAAAAACTGCTGATGGCGAGTGTCTTCAACGTCGCCAAGATTCGCGTTCGCGGCGCGTACCTCTTGAGCAAAACTGAGGTGCCGCTGAAGCGCATGGATGAGTCGCCAGCGCGCTTCAGCGGCGGAATGCAGCAGAGAGTGCAGATTGCCAAGGCAATCGCAAACGATCCGCCGTTGCTGTTACTCGATGAAATCACAAGCGGACTTGATGTTTCCGTGCAGGCCAAAGTCCTCGATCTAATCCGCGGACTGCAGCAGGATCTTGGTATCTCCATGATTGTCGTTTCGCACGATCTTGGAGTGATCCGGATGCTGACCGACCGCACCATGGTGCTGAAGAACGGCCATATCGTTGAGCATGGCCTCACCGACCAGATACTGCAAGATCCACAGCATGGATATACGCAGCTCCTGGTGAGTTCTCTGCTCTAA
- a CDS encoding phosphonate C-P lyase system protein PhnG, with translation MPCHCRVSAVTVRKMHKSGMMGGIVNDSLNASEGAKLSPDYIICECALEPIQTLVSQLEQSYSVEICKSPSVCLTMIPAEDSLEQQRFYLGEALVTECEVTVDGRAGFGLCLGDEPVRAYCSAVVDALLYSGLETPCELVTFLREQGEIVRCREQDEFDLILQTQVDFKLMEEA, from the coding sequence ATGCCATGCCACTGTCGCGTGTCCGCGGTAACAGTTAGGAAAATGCATAAATCCGGAATGATGGGCGGAATCGTGAATGACAGTTTGAACGCATCGGAAGGGGCGAAATTGAGTCCCGACTATATCATCTGTGAATGCGCCCTGGAACCAATCCAGACATTGGTCTCGCAGTTGGAGCAGTCTTATTCAGTGGAAATTTGCAAGAGCCCGTCGGTTTGCCTGACGATGATTCCCGCAGAGGACTCCCTTGAACAACAGAGATTCTATCTAGGCGAAGCCCTCGTTACGGAGTGCGAGGTTACGGTCGATGGCCGCGCCGGCTTCGGGCTTTGCCTCGGCGACGAGCCTGTCCGTGCGTATTGCAGCGCTGTCGTGGATGCGCTGTTGTATTCCGGCCTTGAGACTCCATGCGAACTGGTTACCTTTCTTCGCGAGCAGGGCGAGATCGTCAGGTGCAGAGAACAGGATGAGTTCGATTTGATCCTCCAGACGCAAGTGGACTTCAAGCTGATGGAGGAGGCATGA
- a CDS encoding alpha-D-ribose 1-methylphosphonate 5-phosphate C-P-lyase PhnJ: MIENIRFQESFNYAYIDEFTKKEIRRKTLKAVCIPGYQVPYSSPEMPISRGWGTGGLHLTLSLVGPEDVVKVIDQGSDASVNACNLRLFIKEMANCNVTFNTAAATVIQTRHRIPEEILTEKQILILQVPQPEPLRGVERHEAKTRTMHAEGDYAKLWVTLYEAYVRTGALRSGAGHPILVNGRYVATPSPIPSWDVPNLSMARCLYLFGAGREKRIHCIPPFTRVEPLEFEDIRFKVEEFVDVHCSVSGKNKAFMDEVYADDFSRSWVINDSNFLDKVRQGPRPPQRLFTNPE, translated from the coding sequence ATGATTGAGAATATACGGTTTCAGGAGAGCTTCAACTACGCTTATATCGACGAGTTTACTAAGAAAGAGATTCGCCGCAAGACTCTGAAAGCAGTTTGCATCCCGGGTTATCAGGTTCCTTACTCCTCACCCGAGATGCCAATTTCACGCGGATGGGGAACTGGCGGGCTGCATCTCACACTATCTCTCGTCGGGCCCGAAGACGTGGTCAAGGTAATCGATCAAGGTAGTGACGCCAGCGTAAACGCCTGCAATCTACGCCTCTTTATCAAGGAGATGGCAAACTGCAACGTTACCTTCAACACGGCGGCCGCGACCGTTATTCAAACCCGTCATCGCATACCGGAAGAGATTCTGACAGAGAAGCAGATCCTCATTTTGCAGGTACCGCAGCCTGAGCCTCTCCGTGGCGTGGAAAGGCATGAAGCAAAAACGCGGACGATGCACGCTGAGGGCGACTACGCGAAGCTCTGGGTCACTCTCTATGAAGCGTACGTAAGGACAGGCGCGTTGCGCAGCGGGGCCGGACATCCGATCCTGGTGAACGGACGTTACGTTGCCACGCCATCCCCGATTCCGAGCTGGGATGTTCCCAATCTCAGCATGGCTCGTTGCCTGTATCTCTTCGGTGCGGGACGCGAAAAACGCATCCACTGCATTCCTCCCTTCACGCGCGTCGAACCACTGGAGTTCGAAGACATCCGCTTCAAGGTAGAAGAGTTTGTGGATGTCCATTGTTCAGTGTCGGGCAAGAACAAGGCATTTATGGATGAGGTTTACGCCGACGATTTCAGCCGGTCCTGGGTGATCAATGACAGCAACTTCCTGGACAAAGTGCGACAAGGTCCACGGCCTCCGCAAAGACTCTTCACCAACCCCGAATAG
- a CDS encoding amidohydrolase, which produces MLKRLCVFFALMANVAYAADTIYINANVITVDKDRPAAQAFVIDNGRFTAVGSNAEMLKLKTTSTKVVDLKGMTVTPGFNDVHVHPQQIFDESSVYYRVWLGPDKAKTIDEFVAELKKKAAITPAGKMINGYGYNDQTLGRHPNKHDLDKVSTTQPVVVTHSSGHITVVNSFVLQAAGITKETADPPGGAFDRDPDGTPNGVVRESARRLLSKGTSHSLLSSEMPHETELQGYMNCFKQYAARGITSVDIAGGGPASFRSMQDLRDLGNPVRVGFMFSADDFDQLQAAGLQRGFGDDRLRVTALKTYQGNSLSGRTAWLSKAYSDRPDYFGIPPARSQEQLDADYLKWWNAGWQVATHSNGDREIDMVLTAIERAEAKNPRPNARWRIEHASVMNQALLDRAKKDGVILVFHSYFWEYGNVLASYGPERLSMMHAYRTAIDMGIPVAGHSDSPISAAYPLLRIQDMVTRKSSQGNVMGGNQKISVDEAIKVWTLDGAYTTFEEKDKGSITPGKLADFVVLEKDPRKVNPDTIKDIVLEATYMGGDKVYTAPGKPVAMIPQPPINYGDGNYGDGDEEENESGNN; this is translated from the coding sequence ATGCTTAAAAGACTCTGCGTATTTTTCGCTCTGATGGCGAACGTCGCGTATGCCGCGGATACGATCTATATCAATGCGAACGTAATCACGGTCGATAAGGATCGTCCAGCCGCGCAAGCCTTCGTCATCGACAATGGCCGCTTTACCGCAGTCGGATCGAACGCGGAAATGCTGAAGCTCAAGACCACCTCGACCAAAGTGGTCGACCTCAAAGGCATGACGGTAACTCCTGGATTCAATGACGTCCACGTGCATCCGCAGCAGATCTTCGACGAGAGCTCAGTGTATTACCGCGTCTGGCTGGGTCCCGACAAGGCCAAGACGATCGACGAGTTTGTGGCTGAGCTGAAGAAGAAGGCGGCCATCACGCCTGCAGGCAAGATGATCAATGGATATGGATACAACGACCAGACACTGGGCCGTCATCCTAACAAGCACGACCTTGATAAAGTCTCGACTACACAACCCGTTGTGGTGACTCACAGCTCCGGTCATATTACAGTGGTGAATAGCTTCGTATTGCAGGCTGCGGGCATCACCAAAGAGACGGCCGATCCGCCAGGCGGAGCATTCGATCGTGATCCCGATGGAACCCCGAACGGCGTGGTCCGTGAAAGCGCACGCAGGCTTCTTTCCAAGGGAACTTCTCACAGCCTGCTGAGCAGCGAAATGCCCCACGAAACAGAACTGCAGGGGTACATGAACTGCTTCAAACAATACGCTGCCAGGGGCATTACCAGCGTAGACATTGCGGGAGGCGGTCCCGCGTCATTTCGCTCCATGCAGGACCTGCGTGATCTTGGCAATCCTGTCCGCGTTGGGTTCATGTTCAGTGCGGATGACTTCGATCAGCTTCAGGCAGCGGGATTACAGCGCGGCTTTGGAGACGATCGGCTTCGTGTCACCGCGCTCAAGACCTATCAGGGTAACTCGTTGAGTGGACGCACCGCGTGGCTCAGCAAGGCATACTCTGACCGTCCTGACTACTTCGGCATCCCACCGGCACGCAGTCAGGAACAACTGGACGCGGACTATCTGAAGTGGTGGAACGCGGGATGGCAGGTTGCAACTCACTCCAACGGCGACCGCGAGATCGACATGGTCCTCACCGCGATTGAGCGAGCCGAGGCAAAGAATCCTCGCCCCAACGCCCGCTGGCGGATCGAACACGCGAGCGTCATGAATCAGGCGCTGCTCGATCGCGCGAAAAAGGACGGCGTGATTCTGGTGTTTCATTCCTACTTCTGGGAGTACGGAAATGTACTCGCCTCCTACGGGCCAGAGCGTCTTTCGATGATGCATGCCTATCGCACTGCAATCGATATGGGAATTCCGGTGGCCGGCCACTCCGATTCACCCATCTCGGCAGCGTATCCGTTACTCAGGATTCAGGATATGGTTACGCGTAAGAGTTCGCAGGGCAATGTCATGGGAGGCAACCAGAAAATCAGCGTGGATGAGGCTATCAAAGTATGGACTCTGGATGGAGCCTATACCACCTTCGAAGAGAAAGACAAAGGCTCGATCACTCCTGGGAAGCTCGCGGATTTCGTTGTGCTCGAAAAGGATCCGCGCAAGGTTAATCCCGACACCATCAAGGACATTGTTCTTGAGGCAACCTACATGGGCGGAGACAAAGTCTACACCGCGCCAGGTAAACCCGTTGCTATGATCCCCCAGCCACCCATCAATTACGGCGATGGCAACTACGGCGATGGCGATGAAGAGGAAAATGAAAGTGGCAACAATTAA
- a CDS encoding carbon-phosphorus lyase complex subunit PhnI produces the protein MGYVAVKGGQDAIENANKLVDYFRWRGKTTPIELDQARTQMRLAVDRAMGEGSLYAPAHAALALLQVEGDSFEAAFHLRAYRATLERRYFAEVLNTREMFVHRRISSTFREIPGGQILGPTRDFSFRLLKPTLLNATLGSIEKFIANLRDEVDPSKLHAITTYKKVIDIFLQEGWMSKQTGFDEDRRVFDVTREAIKFPVPRSGTLQMLARAETGALMCMAYSTMRGFGDSHATVGELRVGDVPVRIVDKRGRRRYAGRIKVTEAEMVGSDDRGPKSAAPKLSIGYGLCFGQNETKAICMGVVESALREPNPDNPANNQEFVLYHTEVIEAYGFTNHLKLPHYVTFQADLEGFRRVARIAEEKERDEVAAIAGAEDNDD, from the coding sequence ATGGGATATGTAGCAGTCAAAGGCGGACAGGACGCAATCGAGAATGCGAACAAGCTGGTGGACTACTTCCGCTGGCGAGGAAAGACCACCCCGATTGAACTAGACCAGGCACGCACCCAGATGCGGCTTGCCGTCGATCGGGCAATGGGCGAGGGTTCGCTCTACGCGCCTGCACATGCGGCCCTGGCTTTATTACAGGTAGAGGGGGATTCGTTTGAGGCGGCGTTTCATCTGCGCGCCTATCGCGCCACACTTGAGCGCCGCTACTTCGCTGAAGTCCTGAACACAAGAGAGATGTTTGTACACCGCCGCATCTCTTCCACCTTCCGTGAGATTCCAGGCGGTCAGATCCTCGGTCCCACCCGTGATTTCTCGTTCAGGCTCCTGAAGCCCACCTTGCTCAACGCGACTCTTGGATCTATTGAGAAGTTCATAGCCAATCTCCGCGACGAGGTTGACCCATCCAAGCTGCACGCCATCACCACCTACAAGAAGGTGATCGACATCTTTCTGCAGGAAGGCTGGATGAGCAAGCAAACTGGCTTCGACGAAGACCGGCGGGTCTTCGATGTAACGCGTGAGGCGATCAAGTTTCCCGTGCCGCGCTCCGGTACGCTGCAGATGTTGGCACGCGCTGAGACGGGTGCTTTGATGTGCATGGCCTACAGCACCATGCGCGGCTTCGGCGACTCTCACGCAACTGTGGGCGAACTGCGCGTGGGTGACGTGCCAGTGCGCATCGTAGACAAGCGCGGAAGGCGCCGTTATGCAGGCAGGATCAAAGTCACTGAAGCCGAGATGGTGGGCAGCGACGACCGCGGGCCAAAGAGCGCCGCACCTAAGCTTTCGATCGGTTACGGCCTATGCTTTGGCCAGAACGAAACCAAGGCGATCTGCATGGGAGTTGTTGAAAGCGCGCTCCGTGAGCCGAACCCGGACAACCCCGCCAATAACCAGGAGTTTGTCCTGTATCACACCGAGGTCATTGAGGCCTATGGATTCACAAATCATCTAAAGCTCCCGCACTATGTCACCTTCCAGGCCGATCTGGAGGGCTTCCGCAGAGTTGCCCGAATCGCCGAGGAAAAAGAAAGAGACGAAGTGGCCGCGATCGCGGGTGCGGAGGATAACGATGATTGA
- the phnL gene encoding phosphonate C-P lyase system protein PhnL, with amino-acid sequence MKNLLQIVNLEKRFEFHILNGKTIDALHRVSLEVGEGEILALTGKSGSGKSTIMKCVYRTYLASRGQILYRTAQGEIVDLATALEHAVLRLRKTEMTYCSQFLQAIPRVAAIDVVASALVPRGRSIEEARLAAGDCFERLSLPKELWDSYPATFSGGEQQRVNIARAMIAQPRILLIDEPTASLDPKTKEAVIEMLRELRETGTSIILISHDEHTLAALSDRSLHLENGRLKDAAYA; translated from the coding sequence ATGAAAAATTTATTGCAGATAGTGAATCTTGAAAAACGGTTCGAATTCCACATCCTCAATGGAAAGACAATCGACGCTCTGCATCGGGTTTCCCTGGAGGTCGGCGAGGGTGAGATTCTCGCTTTGACAGGAAAGTCTGGCTCCGGGAAGTCAACCATCATGAAGTGCGTGTATCGTACTTACCTGGCAAGCAGAGGACAGATCCTCTATCGAACGGCACAAGGCGAGATCGTTGATCTTGCAACGGCATTGGAGCACGCGGTGCTGCGGCTTCGCAAGACCGAGATGACCTATTGTTCGCAGTTTCTTCAAGCGATTCCGCGCGTCGCGGCGATTGATGTCGTAGCTTCCGCGCTGGTGCCGCGCGGGCGATCCATCGAAGAGGCCCGCCTTGCAGCCGGCGACTGCTTCGAACGGCTAAGTTTGCCCAAAGAGCTATGGGACAGCTATCCAGCTACATTCAGTGGAGGCGAACAGCAGCGCGTCAACATTGCTCGCGCGATGATCGCACAACCCCGCATCTTGCTTATCGATGAGCCGACAGCTTCGCTCGACCCAAAGACAAAGGAGGCAGTGATCGAGATGCTGCGCGAACTGCGCGAGACCGGTACCTCAATCATTCTCATCTCCCACGACGAACATACATTAGCCGCGCTGTCCGATCGCTCACTGCACCTTGAAAATGGACGTCTCAAGGATGCTGCTTATGCCTAG
- a CDS encoding 2-dehydropantoate 2-reductase yields MARVAIVGVGAIGGVIAALLDGTGRHEITLCTRRPLEELTVKTAKGEVHVTAQNLTDPAQARPVDWVIVATKTYDAAGAAQWLRGLTAEGAPVAVAQNGVEHRQRFAPWVQQQSLVPLVVQISVERQADGSMWQRGGARLIVEEGSLGHDFAALFRGSECEVVMTEDFKTAMWRKLCENSTGTLSVLTMKPFGVYRDEAITHVALDMARECVAVGRAEGAQLDDSVAEHVVEEFQEAMEDRINSMLADRLAGRPMEIDARNGVIVRLGEKHGIATPLNRMAVALLGTVR; encoded by the coding sequence ATGGCGCGAGTGGCAATCGTCGGAGTGGGCGCGATTGGCGGCGTGATAGCGGCGCTCCTGGATGGAACAGGTCGGCATGAGATTACGCTTTGTACGCGGCGGCCATTGGAAGAGTTGACAGTGAAAACGGCAAAGGGTGAGGTCCACGTAACAGCGCAGAATCTAACTGACCCAGCGCAGGCCAGACCGGTGGATTGGGTGATCGTGGCGACGAAAACGTACGACGCAGCGGGAGCAGCGCAGTGGCTGCGCGGGCTTACTGCAGAGGGAGCGCCGGTTGCGGTAGCGCAGAACGGCGTAGAGCATCGGCAACGATTCGCTCCATGGGTACAGCAGCAATCACTGGTGCCATTGGTTGTACAGATCTCAGTCGAGCGGCAGGCCGATGGATCCATGTGGCAACGAGGAGGAGCGCGACTTATCGTAGAAGAGGGAAGCCTGGGGCACGACTTTGCTGCGCTCTTCCGAGGGAGCGAATGCGAAGTTGTGATGACGGAAGACTTTAAGACAGCGATGTGGCGTAAGCTGTGCGAGAACTCCACGGGAACTCTGTCGGTTCTGACGATGAAGCCTTTTGGCGTGTATCGCGATGAGGCGATAACACATGTGGCGCTGGATATGGCGCGCGAATGCGTGGCTGTGGGTCGGGCAGAGGGGGCGCAGCTGGATGACAGTGTGGCTGAGCATGTGGTGGAAGAGTTTCAGGAAGCCATGGAAGATCGCATCAATTCAATGCTCGCTGATCGTCTGGCAGGAAGACCAATGGAAATCGACGCACGGAACGGGGTGATTGTGCGATTGGGAGAGAAGCACGGGATTGCAACGCCGTTGAACAGGATGGCGGTGGCGCTATTGGGGACAGTGAGATGA